In Chaetodon trifascialis isolate fChaTrf1 chromosome 8, fChaTrf1.hap1, whole genome shotgun sequence, the DNA window tgtgttttgtgtttatgtccCTCAGAGAAATGAGACGGTTTCATTTGGAAGTGAGTGGGTgcagagagcaggagcagcCACTGGGGGGCGACAGATACTGGCAGGTTTCCACCAAGGAGGCGTTTTCACACGGACACACCTCCACGGTCAGGGTTTGGAAATAAACACCAACACAAAGCAAATGCAGGATTTTACCACGTCTGAGTCCAGTTCTGCTCCTCAGTTTGTGACTGCAGATCATGTCAGTGGCAAATCTGTCATCATCCTTTCATTATCAAGTGATTTTCTACTGTATATATCCAGCTGATTCtacatttctgtatttattttctttgtgtcactTCATCCTATGAGTtagcacattttttttcattacagctgcaactaatgattacacacacacacacacacacacacacacacacacacacacacacacacacacacacacacaaagttcagctgtctaagaaataaaacagagaaaagcagcttcaaacgactcaattatcaaaatagttccCAATTAATCTGTTCTGTGAATCGACCAATTGATTGACTGACTGTTCGTTGCAGCTCCATTGTGATCAAATTACCTCTATTAGGAATTCATTTCACCTGAGAGAGAGTTTCAGTCAGTTTAAAcaagttcattaaaaaaactACAGCATTTACACCAGAAGAGAGAATGACGCACCTGCCTTCAGGTGAGGGAAAGAAGAGACTGAGTGAGACTGAGGAGTAAGAGATCATCAGATCCCCGTTTTTAATCCAATAGTTTACTTATTATCAAATCTGaatcagcacacagcagcaacaatctGTATTTTAGCTGAAATAGCTGTAACACACTGCCATTTGTCACGATGACAAAATGTTGGTGCAATGaaatcagatgtttttaaagtgtttattTTGGCAAGCACCATTCGAAATAGAGCAAATTTGTCATGTGCTTATGTTTATGTGATGAAGAATAAAATTATATACCCATGCAAAATTCCCTGTGAAATGTACATACGTATCTTTATTGCAGAAAGGTTAAGTGTCACTGAAAtcttattgtttcttttttctttctttctttcttttctttttttttttcctcttaatgACTTATTGTTCAGCTGTCGCCCCTGTTCTCCCCTCGTGTTTGTTAGCTTCAGTTTTCGGTCTGTTTACCAGCATCGGTTAGCTTGTAGAAAGTTTTATGATAATTATACATAGTTGTCTGGAAATGCTTGGCATGTATGGAGTTACATGATTTCCTCTAAAATCATACATCCGTACAAAATCaaagtgagtaaaaaaaaaaaaaaaaaaaaaaaaaaatcccaaaaaacAATAGATACAAATCAAACCAAGAGGATCAAATCAAAGAAAATGTCTCTGTGCATCCTGATATTGAACTGGAAAAAACGTCTCATCATCTTGGATTAGGTTATAAAGCCTGTttacacccccaccccccaccccccctcgcATTTCATGTTTGATGTCTTTTAATGCTTTTTCGTCCTTATTTTCATCAGTTCTTTAATTATTGAAAAGGAGCATCTGGCTTCCTTTTGTTGTACGAAACACGAGGAGGAATCCTCGAGTGCGCCTCGCAGGCTCCTGGTCGCCTTGCATGAGTCTTATTTAATATCAGGTCCACGAGTCCGTCCTCTCATTTACATCCGGACACAAAGACGAGGTCTATCCCATCGCGCGTGCCTCGAACGCCTCATACGGTGGTGACCCTCATCACCACCTCCCGGTTGGCGGCGGCGCTGATCCGTGGGTCGTTGGGCCGCAGTTGGCTCAGGATGTGCAAGATGGTGTATCCACAGTGGTGGTTCAGAATAGTTCTTAACCTCCTGCTCTGTCGCCCGCCGCTGCTGCTGGCCAGACCGTGGGGGTTACCGCGAGAGCCGCGAGCCCCCGTCTTGCTGCTCGAGCTCACCGGGTCGCCCAAGTCCTTTGATTTCTCATAGTTCAGAACTTTCCACTGCTGATTGACAGCCTGCCATCGTTTGAAGATTCGATACACCGACGACCCCTCGTGGATGATGAGGCCTGggcacagagaagaggaagaagaggaagaagcagcaggGTGAAGGCCAATGAATTCCCACCACTTTACATAAGATATAATGCTAAAAGGCTTCATAGGTGGGAAGGCTCCATCGCGCCTGTGCATGAGAATAGACAGTTGGCAATAATGGCAGTGCAGATATCTGCTGCCATCTGTTCTCAGCGCTGTCTTACACGAGCAACTCACAATTACACAAGAACAGTCAACCAGGTCCTCCTGGAAAACACAATCTCTTGTTCTGTGCGACACCGTCAACATTTGCTTTGCCTTTAGTGTGTTTGTCATCTCCTACCTATGCACCATCTGCttcttcagtttgtttaattttgtATGACCTCAACAACCAACAGAATGTGAACTGAATACATGTTTTTTACTCTGTCCTTGCATAATACAACCTATGTTTAGTAATATaactttgtgttgttgttgcagagCACATCctgctttctttgctttgtgctcTGTCGCCTAAACCTTAAAtcacatgttttcactttccaCCTTTACCTATGCAGACGATGTCCATGAAGCCGTACATGCCGTAGCAGATTTGGAAGAGCAGGTCCTGACGCTGCCACTTGGCCGAGGGGCTGAGGGAGGACCAGATGAGCCAGGAGATGCTGGCGATGAGGAAAAGGGAACCCAGGATGATGGCAGCTATCTGCACCTTCTCGATCACTGTCAGAGAGATGGCCtgccactgcagaggaggaaaacatgtgAATCTGTGCTGGAAGACATCTcacatcctttacttaagtaccAATACATCATTGTATTCACTTTCTATGCAttcttcttcatctttatcACATTTTAAACTGTCCATACTCTACACGCAGGGTATCCTCTTTTAGCAGTTATAGATCTGATTCATCACTTTGTTAATTTACCACGGCATAAAGCTGTCAGTGAtgcaaaatacaaagaaaaatggcaCAGCTGCCtgtaaaaatgcacaaattttCAGTGCTAATTGCTCAAAATATTCTCACACAACAGTTCAAGGTTGTAAAGAATATTGATTCACTATTTATGCAAACAAAAAGGgcagaaaaatggaagaaatataAGTACAATACAGTCTATTTGCATATAAAGTGATTTTATCACAACTGGTTTTTGTGCCTTTTCACTGAAAGTCTATGCGGCCTGTACATCACTGAAaaccatccattcattttctatgctgcttatccctttcggggtcgcaggggggccggagcctatctcggctgtcgatGGGCGGGAGAGCCTGTCAATGGCTgcggagaacccacgcatgcacgggaagaacatgcaaacttcacacagaaaggcccgacccaggaattgaactggcgaccttcttgctgtgaggcacacgcactacctgctgcgccaccgtgcagctccACTGAGAACCACTGAAAGTATAAATAATCACAGGTAGTTTGGCAAAGCTAGTTATAACCACTTTAGACTAAGACTACTCCGAAATAAcgtagcataaaatggaaacactaaACttgaagtacctcaaaattgagTACTTGAATAAACATACTTAGTTAGAGAAATCTCGATCAATACACACTTTGACCACTATGTCAGACAAAGGCACACTTAAACGTGGCATCCTCTCGGTCGGATGTGAGCCATTGGCCGCCTGTGAAACGCGGGGCAGAAGGACAGTGACGCAGAGGGAAAATGTGTCAGCACAATATGGCAAACAGTCCTCGCACCACAGTGACGGCCCGA includes these proteins:
- the marchf9 gene encoding E3 ubiquitin-protein ligase MARCHF9; protein product: MFKYRIRMFFNELKVLVFMRSDSRQSGSDTDRRSTTMRGLGMGGCGWPPFVDCHSRDDEEEYYGSDPRPRSLAFEDKEPKLQVGLDAVSLASTASSLRTPQCRICFQGPEQGELLSPCRCDGSVRCTHQPCLIRWISERGSWSCELCYFKYQVLAISTKNPLQWQAISLTVIEKVQIAAIILGSLFLIASISWLIWSSLSPSAKWQRQDLLFQICYGMYGFMDIVCIGLIIHEGSSVYRIFKRWQAVNQQWKVLNYEKSKDLGDPVSSSSKTGARGSRGNPHGLASSSGGRQSRRLRTILNHHCGYTILHILSQLRPNDPRISAAANREVVMRVTTV